One Mesorhizobium sp. L-2-11 genomic region harbors:
- a CDS encoding histone deacetylase family protein: protein MKAFYAEEQKRHDPKAFLSSGAQKPNPEKPERVERLLAGAKAAGCTIERPRNHGLGPIAAVHTREYLDFLEHIFVRWQRIEGASAEVIPNIHPIARGGSYPASAVGQAGYHMADTACPISGETWRSALWSAWSAVEAANAVMAGAPAAYALCRPPGHHAFADVAGGFCFINNSAIAAQVLRKQAARVAILDVDLHHGNGTQGIFYARPDVLTVSLHADPKRFYPFFWGHADERGEGPGLGYNLNLPLGRRSGDAAFLEALDVAFQRIRAFTPEALVVALGLDAFEGDPFGGLTVTTPGFSRIGEAIAGLGLPTVIVQEGGYLCDELGDNLTAFLTGFDGGKKR from the coding sequence ATGAAAGCCTTTTATGCCGAAGAGCAGAAGCGCCACGATCCCAAGGCGTTCCTCTCCAGCGGCGCCCAAAAGCCCAATCCGGAAAAGCCGGAACGCGTCGAACGGCTGCTCGCCGGCGCCAAGGCCGCCGGCTGCACGATCGAACGGCCGAGGAATCATGGGCTTGGTCCCATTGCCGCTGTGCATACGCGCGAATATCTAGATTTTCTCGAGCACATCTTCGTGCGCTGGCAGCGCATCGAAGGTGCTTCGGCCGAAGTGATCCCCAACATCCATCCGATCGCGCGGGGCGGCTCCTATCCGGCCTCGGCGGTCGGCCAGGCCGGCTATCACATGGCCGACACCGCTTGCCCGATCTCCGGCGAAACCTGGCGGAGCGCGCTGTGGAGCGCCTGGAGCGCGGTCGAGGCCGCCAACGCGGTGATGGCGGGCGCACCGGCTGCCTATGCGCTCTGCCGTCCGCCCGGCCATCACGCATTTGCCGATGTCGCCGGCGGCTTCTGCTTCATCAACAACTCGGCGATCGCGGCGCAGGTGCTGCGCAAGCAAGCTGCGCGGGTGGCGATCCTCGACGTCGACCTGCATCACGGCAACGGCACGCAAGGCATTTTCTACGCACGGCCGGACGTGCTCACCGTCTCGCTGCATGCCGATCCGAAGCGCTTCTATCCGTTCTTCTGGGGTCATGCCGACGAGCGCGGCGAAGGGCCTGGCCTCGGCTACAATCTTAATCTGCCGCTGGGGCGCAGATCCGGCGATGCCGCGTTCCTGGAAGCACTTGACGTGGCGTTCCAGCGCATCCGCGCCTTTACGCCGGAAGCGCTTGTCGTGGCGCTCGGCCTCGACGCCTTCGAGGGCGATCCGTTCGGTGGGCTGACGGTAACGACGCCAGGCTTCTCGCGCATCGGCGAAGCCATCGCTGGCCTCGGTCTGCCGACGGTCATCGTCCAGGAAGGCGGCTATCTCTGCGACGAGCTCGGCGACAATCTTACTGCGTTCCTCACCGGGTTCGACGGCGGCAAGAAACGCTAA
- a CDS encoding GNAT family N-acetyltransferase: protein MTAVLPKIIIRPGRTDDVETIHAALLRLGAHTGTHQEITSTPEDLRSYGFGENPAFSTLIAEVGGEFAGLCLHFPIFSTWMGRPGVYVQDLYVEDRFRGRRIGKRLLRRAARECRKDGGVYLRLSVDSDNETAKAFYERLGIAWSSTEQVQKIVGDAFFAFADAPEE from the coding sequence GTGACTGCCGTCTTACCCAAAATCATCATCCGCCCCGGCCGAACCGACGACGTCGAGACCATCCACGCCGCACTCCTGAGACTCGGCGCGCATACCGGCACACACCAGGAAATCACCTCAACGCCCGAAGACCTCCGCAGCTACGGCTTTGGCGAAAACCCTGCCTTCTCGACGCTGATCGCCGAAGTCGGCGGCGAATTCGCCGGCCTGTGCCTGCATTTTCCGATCTTCTCGACCTGGATGGGGCGGCCTGGCGTCTATGTGCAGGACCTCTATGTCGAAGATCGGTTTCGCGGCCGCAGGATCGGCAAACGCCTGCTGCGGCGTGCCGCGCGAGAATGCCGGAAGGACGGCGGCGTCTACCTCAGACTGTCCGTCGACAGCGACAATGAAACCGCCAAGGCCTTTTACGAAAGGCTGGGCATTGCCTGGTCGAGCACCGAGCAGGTGCAGAAGATCGTCGGCGACGCGTTCTTTGCCTTCGCCGATGCACCCGAGGAATGA
- a CDS encoding N,N-dimethylformamidase beta subunit family domain-containing protein, translating to MTELPTEFPDFGLTPHQRRQAVRGHYWEWPGMDGERGEIWCYSDRFSYRRGETVTLHVSSTASSFSMAIVRDGGAETKMFEKAGIAARWQDTPDQCSVLGCGWDASFEFRVGNEWPSGAYRVALTADGRDGKPVRCHHLFIVSPQPGKKRGRVLQVAATGTWLAYNSWGGSNHYEGITGPNRDQYAPMVSTQRPWCRGFVVLPKAPPRVPLEVAVPPKTVPRYPHMEWAFATGHSKKYASSGWASYDSHFFRFAERAGYGVDLASQHELHFSPEILDGYDCVVFVGHDEYWTWEMRDAVDAYVERGGHAARFAGNFMWQTRLEDVGRRQVCYKYRARAEDPVYRGGDKTRATNSWEAPEIGRPGAMTFGLNATRGIYAGWGGCAPRGVRGFPVYRPEHWAFAGTGIYYGDLLGAESHVYGYEVDGLDHEIRGGLPYPTPDSGAPGGLEILAVGMASQVEESADIAFEDQFLGDEDGRFTAETLFGEASDANLDKVKRGNGMIVNFPRGKGEVFHAGSCEWVAGLLRQDAMVERVTRNVLDRYLGKS from the coding sequence ATGACTGAGTTGCCGACCGAATTCCCCGATTTCGGACTGACGCCCCACCAGCGCCGGCAAGCGGTGCGCGGCCACTACTGGGAATGGCCGGGCATGGATGGCGAACGCGGCGAGATCTGGTGCTACAGCGACCGTTTCTCATACCGTCGCGGTGAGACGGTGACGCTGCATGTCAGCTCTACAGCCTCCAGCTTCAGCATGGCGATCGTCCGCGACGGCGGCGCCGAGACGAAAATGTTCGAGAAGGCCGGGATCGCGGCGCGCTGGCAGGATACACCCGATCAATGTTCGGTCCTAGGCTGCGGCTGGGACGCTTCGTTTGAATTCCGCGTCGGCAACGAGTGGCCGTCCGGCGCCTACCGCGTCGCGCTGACGGCGGATGGCCGCGACGGCAAGCCGGTCCGCTGCCATCATCTTTTCATCGTCAGCCCGCAGCCCGGCAAGAAACGCGGTCGTGTGCTGCAGGTTGCAGCCACCGGCACCTGGCTTGCCTACAACAGCTGGGGCGGCTCCAATCATTACGAAGGCATCACCGGCCCGAACCGCGACCAGTATGCCCCAATGGTGTCGACACAGCGGCCATGGTGCCGCGGCTTTGTCGTCCTGCCGAAGGCGCCGCCGCGCGTGCCGCTCGAGGTCGCCGTGCCGCCCAAAACCGTGCCGCGCTATCCGCATATGGAATGGGCTTTTGCCACCGGCCATTCGAAGAAATATGCCTCGTCCGGCTGGGCAAGCTATGACAGCCACTTCTTTCGTTTTGCCGAACGCGCCGGCTATGGGGTCGATCTTGCCAGCCAGCACGAATTGCATTTCTCGCCCGAAATCCTCGACGGCTATGACTGCGTCGTCTTCGTCGGCCATGACGAATACTGGACCTGGGAGATGCGCGACGCTGTCGACGCCTATGTCGAGCGCGGCGGCCATGCGGCACGCTTCGCCGGCAATTTCATGTGGCAGACCAGACTGGAGGACGTGGGCCGCCGCCAGGTCTGCTACAAATACCGCGCCCGTGCCGAGGATCCGGTCTATCGCGGCGGCGACAAGACCCGCGCCACCAATTCCTGGGAAGCACCGGAAATCGGCCGGCCGGGTGCCATGACCTTCGGGCTCAATGCGACCAGGGGCATCTACGCCGGCTGGGGCGGTTGCGCGCCGCGCGGCGTGCGCGGCTTTCCGGTCTACCGGCCCGAGCATTGGGCGTTTGCCGGCACCGGCATCTATTACGGCGACCTGCTCGGCGCCGAGAGCCATGTCTATGGCTATGAGGTCGACGGGCTCGACCACGAGATCCGTGGCGGCCTGCCCTACCCTACGCCCGACAGCGGCGCGCCGGGTGGGCTGGAAATTCTTGCGGTCGGCATGGCTTCGCAAGTCGAGGAGAGCGCCGACATCGCGTTCGAAGACCAGTTCCTCGGCGACGAGGACGGACGCTTCACCGCCGAAACGCTGTTCGGCGAGGCGAGCGACGCCAATCTCGACAAGGTCAAGCGCGGCAACGGCATGATCGTCAATTTCCCGCGCGGCAAGGGCGAGGTGTTCCATGCCGGAAGCTGCGAATGGGTCGCCGGCCTGCTAAGGCAGGACGCGATGGTCGAGCGCGTCACCAGGAATGTACTCGACCGCTATCTCGGAAAGTCCTGA
- a CDS encoding ParB N-terminal domain-containing protein, with product MLRVQKVRVDDIYVPTARRKTLHPETVRYLAEDILENGMKTPIQVRHDGKRHILVEGLHRLEAAKWLGETEIDAYLVQAKRH from the coding sequence ATGCTGAGAGTGCAAAAGGTCAGGGTGGACGACATCTACGTGCCGACCGCGCGCAGGAAGACGCTGCATCCCGAGACCGTCCGGTATCTGGCCGAGGACATTCTGGAAAACGGCATGAAGACGCCGATCCAGGTGCGCCACGACGGCAAGCGCCATATCCTGGTTGAAGGCCTGCACCGACTGGAAGCGGCGAAGTGGCTCGGCGAGACCGAGATCGATGCCTATCTGGTGCAAGCCAAGCGCCACTAG
- a CDS encoding SRPBCC family protein has product MTTKLDIAPSSDRELVLARIIDAPRENVYRCWTEPKLVTQWFAPKPWTTPRAEMDVRTGGSSLVVMAGPDGNEFPNPGVFLEVVPGRKIVLTDAYTKAWEPSEKPFMTVVLTFEDEGEGKTRYIARVGHWSVTDREEHEKMGFHEGWGQCADQLEEVARRL; this is encoded by the coding sequence ATGACGACCAAGCTCGACATCGCCCCCAGCTCCGACCGTGAACTGGTTCTTGCCCGCATCATCGATGCGCCGCGCGAGAACGTCTATCGCTGCTGGACCGAGCCGAAGCTCGTGACGCAATGGTTCGCGCCAAAGCCGTGGACGACGCCGCGCGCCGAAATGGACGTGCGCACCGGCGGCTCCAGCCTGGTCGTCATGGCCGGACCCGACGGCAACGAATTCCCGAACCCAGGCGTCTTCCTCGAAGTCGTGCCGGGCAGGAAGATCGTTCTCACCGACGCCTACACAAAGGCCTGGGAGCCGTCCGAAAAGCCGTTCATGACGGTCGTGCTGACCTTCGAGGATGAGGGCGAGGGCAAGACCCGCTACATCGCCCGGGTTGGGCATTGGTCCGTCACTGACCGCGAAGAGCACGAGAAGATGGGCTTTCACGAGGGCTGGGGCCAGTGCGCCGACCAGCTCGAGGAAGTCGCCAGGCGGCTTTGA
- a CDS encoding GFA family protein: MAKYGGGCLCGAVRYRTDAAPINERVCHCRLCQKALGAAFNARVLFRIDDVTIDGPVATVNSSPDLKRGFCPGCGTTLFSRRDSAGIIGITSGSLDDPSMFKPQMHIWTASKQPWVQLDDGLPQYEGAPPPA; the protein is encoded by the coding sequence ATGGCGAAATATGGGGGTGGCTGCCTGTGCGGCGCGGTACGTTACCGTACCGATGCCGCGCCGATCAACGAACGCGTCTGCCATTGCCGGCTCTGCCAGAAGGCGCTTGGCGCGGCCTTCAACGCCCGCGTGCTGTTCCGCATCGACGACGTGACCATCGACGGGCCGGTGGCAACGGTGAATTCCTCGCCCGATCTCAAGCGGGGCTTTTGCCCGGGCTGCGGCACGACGCTGTTTTCCCGGCGCGACTCCGCCGGTATCATCGGCATCACCTCCGGCTCGCTCGACGATCCTTCCATGTTCAAGCCGCAGATGCATATCTGGACCGCCTCGAAGCAGCCCTGGGTACAGCTCGACGACGGACTGCCGCAATATGAAGGCGCCCCGCCGCCCGCTTAA
- a CDS encoding glycoside hydrolase family 25 protein, translating into MRLSGVVIFSIASLCLAGCTSTSGVDALQVPSSETTSSVVRPPAPVASVGAVDAEPDFAQEEATEQTVAMATLEPAESIEPPVEPIALVAPKRLARAAPMLAEPVQRYRFRDAKPINFGRASPRHLAVHGVDVSRWQGNVNWGKLRAQGANFAYIKATDGGDHLDPMFRKNWRNADSAGLKRGAYHFFYWCRTAGEQADWFIRNVPRVEGALPPVIDVEWNGESSCKRRPSRQKVLEKMQVFMDKLERHYGQRPIIYTAPDFYRDNLRGAFLDYPFWLRAVAQHPSKVYPGRKWVFWQYSGSGLSHGVRGRIDLNVFHGDERAWRNWVGGRQMVAEAE; encoded by the coding sequence ATGCGGTTATCAGGCGTCGTCATCTTCTCGATCGCGTCACTTTGCCTTGCCGGCTGCACATCCACGTCCGGCGTCGACGCGCTGCAAGTGCCGTCCAGTGAGACGACCAGCTCGGTTGTGCGGCCGCCGGCGCCGGTGGCGTCGGTCGGCGCTGTCGATGCCGAACCCGACTTCGCGCAGGAGGAGGCGACCGAGCAGACTGTGGCGATGGCCACTCTGGAGCCTGCCGAAAGCATCGAGCCACCGGTCGAGCCGATTGCTCTGGTGGCGCCGAAGCGGCTGGCACGGGCAGCGCCGATGCTTGCCGAGCCGGTCCAGCGTTATCGTTTCCGTGACGCCAAGCCGATCAATTTCGGCAGGGCATCGCCCAGACACCTCGCCGTTCACGGCGTTGACGTCTCGCGCTGGCAGGGCAACGTGAACTGGGGCAAGCTACGCGCGCAGGGCGCGAACTTCGCCTACATCAAGGCGACCGACGGCGGCGATCACCTCGACCCGATGTTCAGGAAGAACTGGCGCAATGCCGACTCCGCCGGCCTCAAGCGCGGCGCCTATCACTTCTTCTACTGGTGCCGCACCGCCGGTGAGCAGGCCGACTGGTTCATCCGCAACGTGCCGAGGGTCGAGGGCGCCTTGCCGCCGGTGATCGATGTCGAGTGGAACGGCGAATCCAGCTGCAAGCGGCGCCCGTCGCGGCAAAAGGTGCTGGAGAAGATGCAGGTCTTCATGGACAAGCTCGAGCGCCATTACGGCCAGCGGCCCATCATCTACACCGCGCCTGATTTCTACCGCGACAATCTCAGAGGCGCATTTCTGGACTATCCTTTCTGGCTGCGCGCGGTGGCACAGCACCCTTCAAAGGTCTATCCCGGCCGCAAATGGGTGTTCTGGCAGTATTCCGGCTCCGGCCTGTCGCACGGGGTGAGGGGCCGCATCGACCTCAACGTCTTCCACGGCGACGAGAGAGCCTGGCGGAATTGGGTTGGCGGACGGCAGATGGTGGCCGAGGCGGAGTAG
- a CDS encoding esterase-like activity of phytase family protein, with product MPRHSALFVLTAALAASVSLPAHADMMFNRVASFAVAGNLPADVEKTTPTSSEIITASEDGMTLVYSDSPLGAVGFIDIADPKAPKAGGIVKISGEPTSVVVIGGKVLAGVNTSESKAKPSGNLTIIDLASKAIESTCDLGGQPDSLALSKDGKFLAIAIENERDEDLNDGEIPQMPAGDLKIFTLAEGQPDCATMKTVDLAGIAEVAGQDPEPEFVAFNGAGEIAVTLQENNHVAIVNAETGAIVTHFSAGSATLDKIDTKKNGALSFDGKMENVAREPDAVKWLDNDRLVVANEGDYKGGTRGFTIFSKKGEVLYDSGSSFEHQVANAGHYPDDRNKKGIEPEGLETGTFGEDRLLFVASERGSVVGVYKDAGAEPQFVQILPSGIGPEGLVAIPSRNLLVTANEADLVEDGLAGSHVMIYERSEGPATYPMITAKPTADGTPLGWGALSALAAGDAAGKLFAASDSFYANAPSIFEIDATQTPALITGKTIVTRDGHPAQKLDIEGLVADGEGGFWLANEGDPAKLVPHAILRVDDKGEIKQEIGFPMELLAHQSRFGLEGITTIGEGDDLTLVMAVQREWADDPKNQVKLLAYNPKAKEWSAVRYPLEATEAGWMGLSEVTAHDGKLYIVERDNQIGDLAKVKRVYSVALDAFKPAKLGGDLPLVEKTLARDIVGDLKSATNGYVIDKVEGFTIDKNGDIFVANDNDGVDDSSGETLFLRLGNISAVN from the coding sequence GTGCCCCGCCATTCCGCGCTTTTCGTCCTGACGGCAGCGCTTGCCGCCTCGGTTTCGCTGCCGGCCCATGCCGACATGATGTTCAACCGGGTCGCGAGCTTCGCAGTCGCCGGTAACCTGCCGGCGGACGTCGAGAAGACCACGCCGACTTCGTCCGAGATCATCACGGCGAGCGAAGACGGCATGACGCTGGTTTATTCCGATAGCCCGCTCGGTGCGGTCGGCTTCATCGACATCGCCGATCCCAAGGCGCCCAAGGCCGGCGGCATCGTCAAGATATCAGGCGAGCCGACCTCGGTCGTGGTCATCGGCGGCAAGGTGCTGGCTGGCGTCAACACGTCTGAGAGCAAGGCCAAGCCTTCCGGCAACCTCACAATCATCGACCTCGCCTCCAAGGCGATCGAAAGCACCTGCGACCTCGGCGGCCAGCCGGACTCGCTGGCGTTAAGCAAGGACGGCAAGTTTCTGGCCATCGCCATCGAGAACGAGCGCGACGAGGATCTGAACGACGGAGAAATTCCGCAGATGCCGGCCGGCGACCTCAAAATTTTCACGCTTGCCGAAGGCCAGCCGGATTGCGCGACGATGAAGACCGTCGACCTGGCGGGCATTGCCGAAGTCGCGGGCCAAGATCCGGAGCCCGAATTCGTCGCTTTCAATGGGGCCGGCGAGATAGCGGTCACGCTGCAGGAAAACAACCACGTCGCCATCGTCAACGCCGAAACCGGCGCGATCGTCACCCACTTCTCCGCGGGCTCGGCCACGCTGGACAAGATCGACACCAAGAAAAACGGCGCCTTGTCGTTCGATGGCAAGATGGAAAACGTCGCGCGCGAACCCGACGCCGTGAAATGGCTCGACAATGACCGTCTCGTCGTCGCCAACGAAGGCGACTACAAGGGCGGCACGCGCGGTTTCACGATCTTCAGCAAGAAGGGCGAGGTCCTCTACGATTCCGGTTCGTCCTTCGAGCACCAGGTCGCCAATGCCGGCCATTATCCCGACGATCGCAACAAGAAGGGCATCGAGCCGGAAGGTCTCGAGACCGGCACGTTCGGCGAGGACAGGCTGCTGTTCGTCGCTTCGGAGCGTGGCTCCGTCGTCGGCGTCTACAAGGACGCCGGTGCCGAGCCTCAGTTCGTCCAGATCCTGCCGTCCGGCATCGGTCCGGAGGGCCTGGTCGCGATCCCGTCGCGCAATCTCCTGGTCACCGCCAACGAGGCCGACCTGGTCGAGGACGGGCTCGCCGGCTCGCACGTGATGATCTACGAGCGCTCCGAGGGGCCCGCCACTTATCCGATGATCACGGCAAAGCCCACGGCAGACGGCACGCCACTCGGCTGGGGCGCGCTTTCGGCGCTCGCGGCCGGCGATGCTGCCGGCAAGCTGTTCGCTGCCTCGGACTCGTTCTACGCCAACGCGCCCTCGATCTTCGAGATCGATGCCACGCAGACGCCGGCGCTGATCACCGGCAAGACCATCGTCACGCGTGATGGCCACCCTGCACAGAAGCTCGACATCGAGGGTCTTGTCGCCGACGGTGAAGGCGGCTTCTGGCTGGCCAATGAAGGTGATCCGGCAAAGCTCGTCCCGCACGCCATCCTGCGCGTCGACGATAAGGGCGAGATCAAACAGGAAATCGGCTTCCCGATGGAACTGCTCGCCCACCAGAGCCGCTTCGGTCTCGAAGGCATCACCACCATCGGCGAGGGCGACGACCTGACGCTGGTGATGGCTGTGCAGCGCGAATGGGCGGACGATCCGAAAAACCAGGTCAAGCTTTTGGCCTACAACCCCAAGGCCAAGGAATGGTCGGCGGTGCGCTACCCGCTCGAAGCGACCGAAGCTGGCTGGATGGGCCTGTCGGAGGTCACCGCGCATGACGGCAAGCTCTACATCGTCGAACGCGACAACCAGATCGGCGACCTGGCCAAGGTGAAGCGCGTCTATTCGGTGGCGCTCGATGCATTCAAACCGGCCAAGCTCGGCGGCGACCTGCCGTTGGTCGAAAAGACGCTGGCGCGCGACATCGTCGGCGACCTGAAATCAGCCACCAACGGCTATGTCATCGACAAGGTCGAAGGGTTCACCATCGACAAGAACGGCGATATCTTCGTCGCCAACGACAATGACGGCGTCGACGATTCTTCCGGCGAAACGCTGTTTTTACGCCTGGGCAACATCAGCGCCGTGAACTGA
- the pssA gene encoding CDP-diacylglycerol--serine O-phosphatidyltransferase, with the protein MANERKSADAALNDIKSTIDGHKPHCRLVQQIPNAITALALCSGLASVRFSIENEFEFALLAIVVAAVLDGLDGRLARRLHASSQFGAEFDSLADFLSFGVAPIVLLFFWGEASMTGPFSLCLMAFALASAARLARFNAQSNSAAAAWQKAYFTGMPTPAAALTVLLPISLAPPTPVTVQIAGLHTALIAFLMVSTIPTFSGKTWACQVPKRMMIALFLAVAGLVAAVVLYPSEILVVLTVLYLASIPMSWMSFRHDEKIHDEIDVETAQIVE; encoded by the coding sequence ATGGCGAATGAACGCAAGTCGGCTGACGCGGCATTGAACGACATCAAGAGCACGATAGATGGCCACAAGCCACATTGTCGACTTGTCCAGCAGATACCCAATGCCATAACAGCGCTGGCGCTTTGCTCGGGCTTGGCTTCCGTTCGCTTCTCGATCGAAAACGAGTTCGAATTCGCACTGTTGGCAATCGTCGTGGCAGCAGTGCTCGACGGTCTTGATGGCCGTCTGGCGAGACGGTTGCATGCGTCGTCACAGTTCGGAGCCGAATTTGACAGTCTTGCGGATTTTCTTAGCTTCGGCGTAGCGCCGATCGTCCTGCTTTTCTTTTGGGGCGAGGCATCGATGACCGGCCCGTTCAGCCTGTGCCTGATGGCATTCGCTCTTGCTTCGGCCGCGCGCCTGGCGCGCTTCAATGCGCAGTCAAATTCGGCAGCAGCGGCATGGCAGAAAGCGTATTTCACTGGGATGCCGACACCGGCCGCTGCCCTAACGGTCTTGTTGCCAATATCGCTGGCTCCGCCGACACCTGTAACTGTTCAGATTGCGGGGCTGCATACAGCTCTGATCGCTTTCTTGATGGTTTCGACGATCCCGACTTTTTCCGGGAAGACGTGGGCTTGCCAAGTCCCCAAGAGGATGATGATTGCGTTGTTCTTGGCAGTCGCAGGGCTCGTTGCGGCCGTCGTGCTCTACCCCAGCGAGATCCTGGTTGTTCTGACTGTCCTTTATCTCGCCTCCATTCCGATGAGCTGGATGAGTTTCCGTCATGATGAGAAAATTCACGACGAAATCGATGTCGAAACCGCACAGATAGTAGAATGA
- a CDS encoding sulfatase-like hydrolase/transferase: MRAGRSLLALKCALLLAVILLTNHGFIDRIRLLIDDQRQLTLMIFSIIWVISVLAVLAAAFHPNWIIRLLWAVPLAISSAAAYGYYLVQGSEFFIFDVLTFWTVRHEAHRASEFYSDAIWWSVAVAILGVIAIAMPPSLPQLATRKNRYWSPLVPMLPIVLIAGVVIYREGKGSDALPKQFSPLSLAAIAAYKVNSGTFPEREIVSMTPERKQARAIVLLVDESIRSDFVSLEPRNPVTPQLAERRSRLIDFGPAVSGSNCSLQSNALLRFMAYPRDLVQSVKASPTVWQYAKRAGYRTVFIDAQAGFVTVYGKLQNYMTPAEAILIDRFYKMDNAIRTHDLDDELVNIVLKEMSVGDPVFIYANKNGAHFPYSDGSPAEFASDAGTSETLQSYAKAVRWSTDRTLSRLIDGADWGDATMIYTSDHGQNFSVGRLTHCSSYTNVDQNEAIVPMLVSTGDEALRARFEKVAKQYPNMASHFAIAPTLLELMGYRPSEISARYESSLLHGLTSQPQFVTDDILGLFSNRPAWHSVDPTIQEGRKRPDRLITLTNSLPNICEGGIGCVAGPETISSQ, translated from the coding sequence ATGCGAGCAGGGAGGTCACTTCTTGCCCTGAAATGCGCGTTGCTGCTCGCAGTGATCCTCCTCACCAATCATGGCTTTATCGACCGCATCCGGTTGCTCATTGACGATCAGCGCCAGCTGACCTTGATGATCTTCAGCATCATCTGGGTCATCTCTGTGTTGGCAGTGTTGGCCGCTGCCTTTCATCCCAACTGGATCATTCGGCTCTTGTGGGCTGTCCCCCTCGCGATATCAAGCGCCGCAGCCTATGGCTATTACCTTGTCCAGGGGTCCGAGTTCTTCATCTTCGACGTACTCACTTTCTGGACGGTCCGCCACGAGGCTCACAGGGCGTCCGAATTTTATTCCGATGCGATTTGGTGGTCGGTCGCTGTCGCGATATTGGGTGTTATCGCAATCGCCATGCCCCCCTCCCTTCCGCAACTGGCGACACGCAAGAACAGATACTGGTCACCGCTAGTGCCCATGTTGCCGATCGTCCTCATTGCGGGCGTGGTTATTTATCGAGAGGGCAAAGGTTCAGACGCGTTGCCGAAGCAGTTCTCGCCGCTGTCCCTGGCAGCGATCGCAGCTTACAAGGTGAACAGCGGAACGTTCCCGGAGCGGGAAATCGTATCCATGACGCCGGAACGAAAACAGGCGCGGGCTATCGTGCTGCTGGTCGACGAAAGCATTCGGTCCGACTTCGTAAGCCTTGAGCCTCGTAACCCCGTCACTCCGCAACTGGCCGAACGCAGAAGCCGATTGATTGATTTTGGCCCCGCTGTGTCCGGCTCGAATTGCTCTCTCCAATCGAACGCATTGCTTCGCTTCATGGCCTATCCTCGAGATCTAGTTCAATCAGTCAAGGCGAGCCCGACAGTCTGGCAGTATGCAAAGAGGGCAGGTTATCGCACCGTGTTCATAGACGCCCAGGCAGGTTTCGTCACCGTCTATGGCAAACTGCAAAACTACATGACGCCGGCCGAAGCGATTTTGATCGACCGATTCTACAAGATGGACAATGCAATTCGAACGCATGATCTCGACGATGAGCTCGTCAATATCGTGCTCAAGGAAATGAGCGTCGGCGATCCTGTCTTTATATACGCGAACAAGAATGGCGCGCATTTTCCCTACAGTGACGGGTCGCCTGCGGAGTTCGCATCCGACGCCGGCACCTCAGAGACGCTTCAATCCTATGCAAAGGCTGTGCGCTGGTCGACAGACCGCACTTTGTCTCGTTTGATCGATGGGGCCGACTGGGGGGACGCAACGATGATTTACACGTCGGACCATGGACAAAATTTCAGCGTCGGCCGTCTCACGCACTGCAGTTCATATACGAATGTAGACCAGAACGAAGCCATAGTTCCAATGCTGGTTTCAACCGGAGATGAGGCGCTTCGGGCCCGCTTTGAGAAAGTCGCCAAGCAATATCCGAACATGGCCAGTCATTTTGCGATAGCGCCAACGCTGTTGGAGTTGATGGGGTACCGACCATCCGAAATATCGGCTCGATACGAAAGCTCCCTCCTTCACGGCCTTACGTCGCAGCCTCAGTTCGTAACAGACGATATCCTCGGATTGTTCTCCAACCGTCCCGCTTGGCACTCCGTCGATCCGACGATTCAAGAAGGTCGCAAGCGGCCTGACCGCCTGATTACGCTGACGAACTCGCTTCCGAACATTTGCGAGGGCGGCATTGGCTGCGTCGCAGGTCCGGAAACAATCTCGAGCCAATAG